In the Pseudomonadota bacterium genome, AGGTTTGTACTTTTATATTCCAATGGCTTGCGAGGTCGTTCGCACACTATCCATCCAACACTTCCGGTTTGCTCACACATCTCACCGTTGCCCCTCTTTGCTGTTGTACATTATCATTTCCAGAGTCGCTACCCACCCGATACCTGAACGAAGATGCTGACCTCATCGGACTCTTGAAGCGTATCTGTGAGTCTTTTTGATAAACCTCTCACAAAGAAAACATGCGCCTCATTTTCGGGTATGCCGAGTACATTCAGCAGGTCCCTGATTGTCTGTCCTTCTTCCAAAATTATTGCTATGCCTTTGCTGTGATCGTATTCGGGTACATAATTTCTGAGTGTCCCGAATAGTTTCACATTCACCGAAAATGATTTATGCAACGGCCTATTCATAAATTACAATTAACAGATACTACAATGTACCTGCCTACTAAAGGTCACCCCACATACGGTCCAGCTCCTCGTCCGGAACAGTAAAGGTTACATTATGAGGAGGAAGCTTCTCCTCTTTCATAAATTCCGGCAAACGGTCGTCAAGGTTGGTCAAACCGGCTGCCTTATTGAAATCCCTTTCGGTTTTGATAACCTGAATCCCGAGTTTTATTGCATCATCAAGAGTCAAATCCGCTCCGTAAAGACCGCTCATCATTTCAAGAAACCCCTGCCCTCCTTCGGGGGTGCCCCCAACCACCATGTTCACAAACATACAAAGCCCTGTGCAATCCATTGCGGCTGTTACAACCTGTATCTGCTTGGAGATATCCACCTGACCGTCAGGCTTATGCGGGTCCAGAGTCCCTCCCATAACTTCAAGATTGAAATTGAGAACCCAGCCGGCAGTATGATCTGCACCCATAGGAGTAGTGGCATAGGTTACCCCCATTCCGTGAATCCCTCTGGGCTCATACATTGATATGCTCTGTTTCTTTACTACCGGTACCCGTCTTGCGCCAAATGCCCTTCCTGTGGACCAGGCGCCTGAACCCAGGATTCTCCCCAGTGGTGTGCCCTTGCCCACTTCTTCCAGAAGTTCCAACAGCCCATTTCCGTCACCAAAAGCTTTCACATCTGCTTCCATAGCAACACCTATTGTTCCGCCCATTTCCATTGTATCCATACCGCAGTCATCGCAAAGCCTGTCTGCCCTCGCAATGATGTCGAGGTCTGAAATACCGCAATTTGCACCAAAAAGACCAATTGTTTCATATTCAAGGGCAGATGTTATGTAGTCTCCTTTTTCATCAACATACACATTGGAACACTGTATAATACACATCGAGCACCCGGCATGAGACGGTTTCCCGCCTCGTTTGGTTATCAATTCATACATGTATTCACCGTTCACCTTATCTATCCCTTCGAATGTCCCTGCGCTAAAGTTTCTTGTGGGATATGCACCTGCAACGTTAAGGAGGCTGGCAATACCATTTGTACCATATAGTTTCAGATTCTGGCCTGTTTCAGGGTGATCCTGAATCGCCTTTACAAAAACCTTCATTCCTTCTTTGAATCTTTCAGGGTTAGCCACAAAAGCGCTTTCGCCGCCCTCATCATCAATAACAATTGCCTTGAGACCCTTCGACCCCATTACAGCGCCTGTTCCTCCCCGTCCTGCATGCCTGCATGGAAATCCGGAAGTGTCCGTGCTGGCAATAGTAGAAACAGGAAGTCTCATTTCACCGACAGGGCCAATTGAAAGAACGGCTATTTTCTTCCCATACTTTTCTTGAAGCTTCTCGGCAAGTTCATAGTTTCGCATGGAGCGGTATTCATCTGCGGCAATCAGCTCACCACCGCTCTTTGTCACACGGAGAACATAGAGCTTGCCTTTTTCAGGAAACCCCTCGACTATTATAGCGCCTACACCGAGCCTGCCCAGCCGATATGCAGCCGTACCGCCAACGTTACTCTCCTTAATCCCGCCGGTTAGAGGACTCTTTACCCCGATTGAAAGTCTTCCTGAATTCGGCGCATTCGTTCCGGCAAATGCACCCGGGGCTATTACCAGTTTATTGTGACTTCCCAGGGGCTCGCAGGTCGGTGGAACTTCCCTTGCAACAATCGTGGATGTAAGGCCTCTGCCAGCTAAACCCATATATTCTGTTGGAATTCCCTGCATAAAAGTTTTTACTTCCGACATGTTTACACGCAAAATATTTTTCATGGTTCTGCCTCCCTGTTAAGGATTGATTTTCTTTGTTTATTTTCTTAACAGGTAAGATATTACATTTTGCCATCATAACAGTCTATCCGTAGACATACGTATTTTGTTCCGGAATCTTCCGTAATTTTTGCCCTTCACCCTGTCTCCGTTATCCGGGATTGCCGCCGTGAATAAAGACGACACCCCTTCATGTGCTTATTATCGCATGTGGTTATCCTCCTTTCAGAACGGCAACATCCTTTTTGACTTCTGGATTGTTACCCACTTCAGTTCAGTGAGTTCCTCCAACGAATAACGGCCGCCTTCACGACCCTGACCACTTGCCTTGCAGCCGCCGAAGGGGCAGCATGCATCGGCATCAATAGAACCGTCGTTGACATGGACCATGCCTGCTTCCAGGCCTTCTGCAAGAAAGATGGCCTTCTCCAGATCTCTGGTTATGACACCTGCTGAGAGTCCATACATCGTGTTATTCGCAACCTCAAGGGCTTCTTTTTCATCATTAACCGGGATAATCGAGGTAACCGGGCCAAAGGTCTCCTCATGATATATGCGCATATCGGGAGTGATATTTATAAGTACTGTGGGATTGTAAAGTCGTCCTTCATACGTACCTCCGGTGAGAAGGGTCGCACCTTTGGCAACTGCATCCTTCACATGGGCATCAATACTTTGAATCTGATTGTCACTGATCACGGGGCCGATAAATGTGGTGGGGAGACTGGGGTCGCCGACAGGCAGATGTGCAGCCAATCCCGCCAATCCTGCTGAAAATTCCTCCACTATAGATTTTTCCACAATGACACGATCAACGGACATACATATTTCACCCTGGTGCAGGAATGCGCTGAATGCTGCAGACTTCACGGCATATTCCATATCTGCGTCGGCAAGAATAATAAGAGGGTTTTTTCCACCAAGCTCAAGGGTATATTGCTTCAATTTTGCCGCAGCCCTCATGGCAACATGGCGGCCTGTAACGGTCTCGCCTGTAATTGCAACAAAGGAACAGCGGTCATCGTCAATGAGCGCATCACCGAGAATACTTCCTGGTCCTGTTATGACGTTAAGGACACCGGGGGGAAGTCCGGCCTTCTCGAAGAGTTCCCCGATCTTAAGACCGATAACCGGCGTTTCGCTTGCCGGTTTCAAAACAACGGTATTTCCCGTCGCTATGGAGTAGGCCACTTTATACATTGAGAGAATCAGCGGAAAATTCCAGGGTGAAATGGCAAGCACCGTGCCTCTGGGCTTGCGGAGCGTCATGGAAAGCTTACCGAGGTCGTTATGGAACGTCTCGCCAAGTATACGTTTGCTGTCCGCAGCAGCAGTCTCAAGGAGATCTACTGTTTGGGAAATCTCGAACATGACCTTGCCGAAAACCCCACCCCCTTCCTGAGTTAGGACATCTGCAAACTCCTGCCTGCCAGCTTCGAGCAGTTGAGCTGCCTTATAGAGAATCTGTGAGCGCGTCAAGGGAGGTGTTGCCGCCCATTGTTTACGGGCAGCATAGGCCGCAGCCATAACACGGTCCGCATCCCTGGCATCCCCTTTTGGCACGTGTGCATATACATCCCCTGTGTAAGGGTTCATGTCATCAAAGGTTGCCCCGGACAAGGCATCCACCCACTGACCACCAATAAACATCTGATAGTTTTTCATATAAATCTCCTTTCTTACTATCGTTCCTCATATTCAATGCATTTCATTTGAATGAGGTGCGCTTTTACTATTCCTGAATGTATCCTAAGTATCCGATTCAGTATTGCATAGGAAATTGACTGTGTCTATCCGTAGTAATACGTAATTTATTGTTATAATATACGTAATTTGGTTTGTATAAGGTTTTATTGTCACATTGTAGCAGGCAAAGAAATTGTTTAAATTATACCAAATCTTCGGTTGGAAGCATGCCCTTTTTCAGGGCGTATTTGATAAGGTCAGTCTGGGTGTGAAGGCTAAGCTTCCGCATCATATTTGCCCTGTGTGTTTCCGCTGTTCGGGAACTTATGAAAAGCTTAGCAGCAATATCGGCGTTGCTATAACCTTCTATGGCAAGGTGGAGAACTTCTCTCTCACGGGTACTCAACGTATTATAGGGATCGAGAACAGTGTCTTTTGTCTGCTCCAGATAGGTGCCTATGGCACGCTCTGAGAGCGGGGGACTGAGATAATGGCGACCTGCCATAACCTCACGGATAGCATGGACCAGATCAGATATGTTGGATTCCTTAAGAACATAACCATATGCACCATTTCGTAATGCCTCAATAACGTAAGGCTCATTCATATACATGGACAGAACGAGAATCTTTGTTTTTGGGGAAAGCTTTGAAACTTGACGTGTTACCTCGAGTCCGTTCAAACCGGGCATCATTAAATCTACTACTAATACATTTGGTTTCAGACGCACGGTAAGGTCTACTGCTTTTAAACCATCACTGGCTTCGCCAATCACCGAAAAATCTGCATCATTTTCAAGTAATGCTTTTACTCCTTGTCGTACAATATGGTGATCATCGGCAAGGATAATACTGATTATGCTCATGATTCTCCGCTTTGTAGTGAGCTTATCGGAAACTCAGCCGAAAGACGGGTACCGGCACCAGGGTGAGCTTCAATAGTAAAGTGGCCTCCCAATAATACTGCCCGTTCACGCATCCCATTCAAGCCGCTTGTGTTGCCTGTTTTCAATACGGCCTCAGGGTTAAAACCAACACCATGGTCTTCGATCTGTACCCCCAACACTGCCTCGTCAGACCACAAACGCACTGTGGCCTCGTTTACCTTAGCATGACGGGCAACATTGGTCAATGCCTCCTGTATAATTCTAAAAACTGCCGTCTCCATTTCAAGGGGGAACTTCTTGTCGCTGAGACCCATGTGCTCGAATACCACATGAATATTCATCCGGCTGGTAAAGCGTTCAAAGTGCCAGGGCAGTGTGAGGAGAAGACCGAGATCATCAAGCATCGATGGCCTCAAATTTAGTGACAACTCACGAACAATAGCCACCAGCTTATTCACCATTGATTGGGCATTCATCAAACCTGCCTTTGTTTCTCCTGCTGATTGCAGAGCATTCATTTCGAGAGCAAATTTAAGGCCGGTCAATTGCTGACCTATTTCATCGTGCAGTTCCCGTGCAAGATATCTACGTTCAGCCTCCTGCACTTCAACCAGTTTTAAAGAAAGCGCTTTCATCTGCGCATGAGATTGCTTTACCTGTTCAAAAAGACGTGCGTTCTGTGTAGCAACTCCGATTTGTTTTCCGAGGGTTCTGAAAAAGGCTATCTGGCTGGCTTGAAATTTGCCGAATTCTTTATCTATAAGGAATATCATGCCCTGGATTTCGTTCTTTGCCTCAAGGGGAATGCAGAAAGAACTTTGCCATATACGGCGGAATTCATTGCTAAGCGAATCATTCGATTGTATAGGATAGACGTGACTTTTCACAACGGTGCTTTCACTTTTCTGCATAACCATTCCAGTGCCATAGGAGTCTACTGCAAAGGTTTCGAAATCATGGAGCATGGCAAAAGGCACCCCCCAGGACATTTCCATGCTGATCCTGTGGGTAACTTCATTGTAGAAGAAAATACCGCCTGTTTTAATATGCAATTTATCAATAAATACATTCTTTAGGGTCTCCAGAATTTCGGGCAGGTGGAGAGAGCTACTGACAGATGTAATAATATCGTTTAAAACCTCCAGCTCCAGGTTTCTTTCTCTGATTCGGTCTTCAGCTTCCTTACTCTTCGTAATATCCTCACAGGTCATTAATATTTCACCGGCCCCCAGTTGCACAGGAATGAAATTGATGTGTTTCATCATGCCGTCCTTGCACATCACCTTCCTCGTATACGGCCTTCCTTCACCAGGCTCTATTGATTTCAAAGCAATCCATTCCGACACAACCTCGTCACGATAAAATGGATCAGGATACGCCAGCGTAACCCAATCTCTTAAATTGGGTATATCAATAAGATCGTAACCGAATATTTCTTTAAATTTTGGATTCACGTATTTGAATGTATCATCAGCACCTATCATTACCATGCCTACAGGTGAACTCTCCGAAATGGTTTGAAATCTCTGTTTTTCCGCCCTTAGTTCTTCTTCTGCCTTTTTACGTGCTGTAACATCAGTGAGAACAATAAGGTTCCTGTCGCCCAGATAGGTTATCCGGAACTCTATATCCTTATATTGTCCGTCCTTGCAATCTATCCTGAATTCTACATCTTTACCGCGCCCTTCCTGTAATCTGTCGGCCTTCCAGAACTTTGCAACCCTCTCTCTGTATTCCGGGTCACGATAGGCCATTCGAGCCCAATCTCTAATTGTTGGAAGGTCCTCGATAGTATATCCGGTAATCCTCGTAAATTCAGGGTTGAAATATGCAAACCTGTCATTATCATCAAATAAAGCAATGCCATGGGGATTGTTCTTCATTACAGAGAAGAAGACTTCTCTTTCCTTGAAAACGAGTTCTTCCATACGTTTACGTTCCGTGATATCACGGGTGCTGGCAAGGATAAAATCTCCCTCAGGGAGAGACAACTTATTTAAGAATACCTCCACATCAAATACATAGCCGTCCTTTGGTCGTCTGCCTTTACACTCAAGGAACTGGTCTTCACCGGACATAACCTTCTTCCAGATGACAGAAAAATCCGGACGCCCATCGGGCACAGTGTAGTCCACAGTAATCAAACGACCTATTGCTTCTTCGCGGGTGCATCTATATCTATCCAGCATTGTTTTGTTTACATCAATCACCTTTCCATTAATATCATGAATAAAAACAGCATCATGTATATTATTAAAGACAGTTTTCAGATAATCTTTGGTGGCAAGAAGTTCTTTTTCCACCCTTTTACGTTCTGTGATTTCACGGATAACTGCAAGGACAAAATCTCCCTCAGGGAGAGACAACTTATTTAAGAATACCTCCACATCAAATACATAACCGTCCTTTGGTCGTCTGCCTTTGCACTCAAGGAACTGGTCTTCGCCTGACATGACTTTCTTCCAGATAGCAGGCATATCCGGACGCCCATCGGGCGAAGTGTAGTCCACAGTAATCAAACGCCCTATGGCTTCTTCCCGGGTGCTTTTATACATATCCAGCATTTTATCGTTGACATCTATCACTTTACCGTCAACATCATGAATAAAGACCGCATCGTGTATATTGTTGAATACCGTATTCAGATAATCTTTGGTGGCCGTGAGCTCTCGCTCGACCTTTTTACGGGCGCTAATGTCACGGACGCTCGCAAGAATCGAATTGCCGTCAGGTAGCGGCAGCTTCGTTAAAAACACCTCCACGTCGAACTCATAGCCATCCTTCGGCCGTCTACCCCTGCATTCGAAAGTCCCGTCTTCCCCTTCCAGAACTCTCTTCCAGATTGCGGGAAAATCCGGACGCCCATCCGGGGTAGTATAGTCCGGGATGATCATATATTTTAATGCCTCGGCGCGGGTGGTGAACTGATACATTTCAAGCATTTTGTCATTAACGTCTAAGACCTTTCCGTTAACATCATTAACAAAGACCGCATCGTGTATATTATTGAAGACCGTATCCAGATAACATTTGGTGTCCGTGAGTTCCCGTTCAAACCGTTTTCTTTCTGTAATATCGTGTACGCTTGCAAGGATAAAATCCCCCTCAGGCAGCGGAAGTTTCGTTAGCGCCACCTCCACGTCAAGGGTGGAACCGTCGCTTGGACGCCTTGCTTTCCACTCAAAGAACTGGTCTTCTCCGACCATCACCTTTTGCCAGAGAACAGGCTGATAGTCTCCCATGGTATTATCGGGGGCTGCAAAATCCGGGACGATGGAAAGGCCGACGGCCTCTTCACGGGTACACCGATAGATCTCAAGCATCTTGTCGTTGACGTCCACGATCTTCCCCATAAGATCATGGACAAAGACCGCATCATGGATCTTGTTGAAGACCGTATTAAGATAGTTCCTGGTAACAGTCAGTTCCCCTTGGACCCGTTTACGCTCCGTAATATCGTGTATGCTTGCAAGGATAAAATCCCCATCGGGCAGCGGAAGTTTCGTTAGCGCCACTTCTACATCAAGGGTGGAGCCGTCACTTGGACGCCTTGCTTTCCATTCAAAGAACTGATCTTCTCCTGCCATAACCTTTTGCCAAAGAACAGGTTGATAGTCCCCCATGGTATTGTCGGGAGCTGTAAAATCGGGAACAATGGAAAGTCCGATGGTCTCTTCACGGGTGCACCGATAGATCTCGAGCATCTTATCGTTGACGTCTACGATCTTACCTTCAAGATCATGGACGAAGACCGCATCATATAGGGCATTAAAGATAGCCCGATAGTCGGTCTCTGATACCTGCATCATCTCATGGGTGGGTTTACAACCTGATTTCCCTTCCACTGCTTTGTCTTGCTTTCTATGTAAATCCTGCAATCCCTGCTGCATTGGTCGGGATATATCTTCTTTCCTTTTAAACATTGATAGACCTTGATCTAAATGTCAGGAATCCACAGGCTTTAGCCGGTGGTGGGTCAATTAATAAATACTCTTTTGTATCTTTTCATATCCTCCAGGGCCTGTCCGGCACCCATAACTACAGACAGCAACGGTTCATCGTTTATTTTTACTCTTATCCCTGTCTCTGCCTCAATTCTCTGGTCAAGTCCTTTCAGCAAGGCCCCTCCGCCGGTTAATATCATACCCGTCTCATTTAAATCAGAAACAAATTCCGGCGGTAATTTTTCCAGAGCCCTCCTTACTGCATCAACAATTGCGGCAACGGGTTCTTCAATGGCTTCCCTTATCTCTTCCTCTGATATCTTTAAGATTTTTGGTATTCCGGTCAGCATATCTTTTCCAACAATACTCACAGGAATATTTCTGTAATTCATCGGATATATTGAGGCTGCCTCCATCTTAATCTTTTCAGCGGCAATTAAACCAATGGATAACTGGTGTTTTTTCTGAAGATATCTCACAATCGATTCATCAAGCTCATCCCCGGCAACCCTCAGAGATTCGCTATACGCTGTAGCAGAAAGGCTTATAATGGCCACCTCTGTTGTTCCTCCTCCTATGTCGACAACCATATTCCCCATTGGTTTCTCAATGGGCAGTTGCGAACCGATTGCAGCAGCCATCGGCTCCTCAATAAGGAATACATCCCTGATTCCAACATGAAAACAGGCGTCTACGACAGCTTTCTTTTCCACCTGTGTAATCCCGGAAGGTACTCCAACCACCATTTTCGGTTTTGAAATCTTTCTGTCCTTTCTGACGACCATAAGAAAATACTTTATCATGGCCTTTGTAACGTCGAAATCCGCAATTACCCCATCCTTCAAGGGCCTTATTGCACTGATATTAGGGGGCGTTCTCCCGATATATTCCTTGGCATCCCTGCCGACAGCAATGACCTTTCCATTAACGTTGTCCATTGCTACTACCGAAGGTTCATTAAGCACAACACCTTCTTCTTTCATATAAATGAGCGTATTTGCCGTACCGAGATCCATCGCAAGATGTGTGGAGAAAAAACCAAATAATTTACTAAAATAATCAATCATGCCCCCTCCTTTTTATGCCATCAGAATTAACGATCATTTCTTCCTTCAGCTCTATTGAGAAGTTCCCAGATACTTACTATGCCATCTTCGGGGAACTTTGCTATTCCTGTTTCTATACCACCTGAAATATCCGGGATATTTTCCTCTGCAACACTTTTTTTAATAGTATAGCCCAAAATCCTCATAATATTTTGTAAATCCACCCTCTCATCGCTTTTTAATAACACATAAAAATGACCGCCGCCTTTTCTTGTGATAAACGCTTGCCCTCCGACGCAATACCTTATAATTTTAAAAACCTTTTTTAAAAGATCATTCGTATAGCTTAAACCCATATGTTTATTAAACAAACGCATATTTTGCAGCTTAAGGGAAAGCAAAGAAAATTTGTCTCCTTTTTTCGTCATATTTTCAAGTATTTCAAGAAAAACCGGGAATTGGATGGAATCTGTTATCGGTTCAAAATCCCTTAATCTTTCCAGGTTTTCCTTCATCCACAAAGAAGAACAATACAGAGACAGAAGTGCTGAAACATTTCTTAAAATGCCTATTGATCGCTCACTTAAATTCTTATCTGAAACAGAAACATACCCTGTAATGCCTATTGTAATATCATCCGTAATCAATGGAAAACCGAAAAACTGCTTTGCCTTTAAAGACTCTCCGGAAAAAAATAACGGTTTTTCCCTCAAAAGCCTACTATTATAAGGAAGCAGGAGTTCTCTTCCACCTTCCATAACCATAGAGGCGATACTGGCGCCCAGGGTACATTCTTTTTTTATATATCCGTCTGAATCAATTCCAAAAAAATCATGGATAAACATCTTGCCGCTTTTTTCAATACAGATAAAACATAAATCGGCTCCGGAAAGGTCCAGGCACTCCGTAAACAATTCATTTAAAGAAATCCTTGAAAGATTCAGCTCGTTGAAGAGGTTTACAATTCTTCTTTCTGCATATAATTCTTCAATACTTTCTTCCATATCGAGAGTTCTCTTTTCCCTTTCGATCTCTTTATGGAGCATGGAAGCAAAAGCACCGAGTATCTTCTTTTCCTTATCGGTAAAGACCCATTTTTTCTTGCTGTCAACAACAATAACTCCTTTACCTTCAAGAGGGTATCCCATAAAAGATTTGATGCCTTCTGCCGAGTTATAATATCCGAGGGTATCCTCATCTTTGTCAAAATTGGGGATGATAAGAGGCTCATTATGCTTGATCACCCACCCGGGGAGTGTCCCTTCGATGAGTATATCCTTGTTTTTATCAAAACTGTTAGCGAACGTTATTGATGAAAGACATTTCAAACTGGAATGTTCTTTAAAAAACAATGCCACTGTAAAAGCCTCGTATATGTTGAATATAAGGTTTGAAAAACCGTCCAGCAGGATGCTCATAACAGCATTATGTCATTATCCCCCGGGGCTGTCAAGGCTGGATGGAGAATATTCTTCAAAAAAAACAGGTTCCTCTATCCCAAATTTTTCCAGTATCCTGCACATACTGCATTTCTCACCAAAAGCAGGGTATCCGCAAACTGCACAGTGGCCATCCTCTCTGCCCCTTTTTACATCATCATGAGCCGAATCCTCAAGGGTTTGGCTTCCAGGAAAGAGTTGAATATCTGTTGCATTGTCTTCCCTGGCTCCATCGACAGAACCTTGCATATTGGCCATATCCCGATCAATGGACTTAATCTTTTTTGTCATTCTCAGATAGCCCTTAATAAAACCAATTTTCGTCGCCGGTGATAATTCCTCTAATTTGTTAAGGATTCCTTTATACAGTAATGACTTGGCGCCGGTTGAAAAGGGGCATTCTTCATATATATAGTCTATCCCGTTTATGATTGCATAAGCTGCCATCTCCCGTTCCGAACATAAAAATAACGGCTTTGCCTTACTGGATAAGCGCCCTTCCCTGCCTTCCAGCAAAACATCTTTTTTCCACAAATATTCATCCTTCCAGTAGAGGACATTTCCCAGCAGAGCAGATGCCTCATCGTCAAGATTATGACCTGTCATAAGAACAGAATAGCCGTAATCCATACATACCTTATTCATAACATACCGCTTGACCATGCCACATGCGGAGCAAGGCACTCTCCTTAAGGTCTTCGCCAATTCTTCAATACCTTTTCCGAACATATCCCGGAAATGGAAAATAAAAACCTTTCTTTTTAAGTCGTCAGCCATTTTCTTTATTTTTAAAAGAGATATGTCAGAATAGTTCTCAATGCCGAGATCAATATAAATGCCATCAGCAGGGAATCCGAGTTTATTCATAATATGCCAGAGGGCAAGGCTGTCTTTCCCGCCTGATACTGCAACTACCGGAGTATCTCCGTCTTTTATCAGGGAATATTTGTTGATTGTTGTTAAAACCCTTTTTT is a window encoding:
- a CDS encoding phosphoadenosine phosphosulfate reductase family protein; translation: MKCRVCGKPANISLSAYHTALCAEDFTDFIEKRVLTTINKYSLIKDGDTPVVAVSGGKDSLALWHIMNKLGFPADGIYIDLGIENYSDISLLKIKKMADDLKRKVFIFHFRDMFGKGIEELAKTLRRVPCSACGMVKRYVMNKVCMDYGYSVLMTGHNLDDEASALLGNVLYWKDEYLWKKDVLLEGREGRLSSKAKPLFLCSEREMAAYAIINGIDYIYEECPFSTGAKSLLYKGILNKLEELSPATKIGFIKGYLRMTKKIKSIDRDMANMQGSVDGAREDNATDIQLFPGSQTLEDSAHDDVKRGREDGHCAVCGYPAFGEKCSMCRILEKFGIEEPVFFEEYSPSSLDSPGG